Proteins encoded together in one Deinococcus irradiatisoli window:
- a CDS encoding N-acetyltransferase gives MTLALDSIMVPDLHPDAPLSTRKARLSDIEAVHELIGYWAARGQMLVRSRTLLAESIRDFHLYLADPFGGKPGGLAGVCGLHILAPDLAEVRGLAIHPAMQGRGLGKKLVEACEAEAREIALPALFAWTYQQGFFEKCGFTRIDKTHLHPKVWSECQRCAFFENCNEIAMYRPLV, from the coding sequence ATGACCCTGGCCCTCGATTCGATCATGGTGCCGGACCTGCACCCCGACGCCCCGCTGAGCACCCGCAAGGCCCGCCTCAGCGACATCGAGGCGGTGCACGAACTCATCGGCTACTGGGCGGCGCGCGGGCAGATGCTGGTCCGCAGCCGCACCCTGCTGGCCGAGAGCATCCGCGACTTTCATCTGTACCTGGCCGATCCGTTCGGAGGCAAACCCGGCGGCCTGGCCGGCGTGTGCGGTCTGCACATCCTGGCCCCCGATCTGGCCGAGGTGCGCGGGCTGGCGATTCATCCGGCGATGCAGGGGCGCGGTCTGGGCAAGAAGCTGGTGGAAGCCTGCGAGGCCGAGGCCCGCGAGATCGCGTTGCCGGCCCTATTCGCCTGGACCTACCAGCAGGGCTTTTTCGAGAAGTGCGGCTTTACGCGCATCGACAAGACCCACCTGCATCCCAAGGTCTGGAGCGAGTGCCAGCGCTGCGCTTTTTTCGAGAACTGCAACGAGATCGCCATGTACCGGCCTCTCGTTTAA
- a CDS encoding GNAT family N-acetyltransferase: protein MTQTTSLQGQLRLATPNDYAAVVKVMQDAGLAPDAVMVVGTTYWLLEQNGQPVGAIGLEHGEGASLLRGAAVVPSARGQGLGRQLVQSAVEHAREHGDRVLYMFSTGGDWETFDFQQVPLAVVMGDVPDAPQVAHYRAAGTRPGGTTWMRKLD, encoded by the coding sequence ATGACCCAAACCACCAGTCTTCAAGGTCAACTTCGTCTCGCGACCCCCAACGATTACGCCGCCGTGGTCAAGGTGATGCAGGATGCGGGCCTGGCGCCCGACGCCGTGATGGTGGTGGGCACCACCTACTGGCTCTTGGAGCAGAACGGGCAGCCGGTGGGGGCCATCGGGCTGGAGCACGGCGAGGGCGCTTCGCTGCTGCGCGGCGCGGCGGTGGTTCCCTCGGCGCGTGGACAGGGCCTGGGGCGCCAGCTGGTGCAGAGCGCGGTGGAGCATGCCCGCGAGCACGGCGACCGGGTGCTGTACATGTTCTCGACGGGCGGCGACTGGGAGACCTTCGACTTCCAGCAGGTGCCCTTGGCGGTCGTGATGGGCGACGTGCCGGACGCGCCGCAGGTGGCGCACTACCGTGCGGCCGGCACCCGGCCCGGCGGCACCACCTGGATGCGCAAGCTCGACTGA
- a CDS encoding GNAT family N-acetyltransferase produces the protein MIPTQNAPHTPLSQMHVKLRQAAPEDFGTVLDLLSACGLHTSSVTPQGSTYWIADLDGRPSGCIGLEHGEQASLLRSMGVLPAARRQGLGRALALSALTYASLRGDAALYLFSSDAGAFWQQFGFVPVDAAEVAAALPGTPQVQSGECKGWIHQEQAWKRVIGA, from the coding sequence GTGATCCCCACCCAGAACGCTCCCCACACGCCGCTCTCGCAGATGCACGTCAAGCTGCGTCAGGCCGCCCCCGAAGACTTCGGCACCGTGCTCGACCTCCTCAGCGCCTGCGGCCTGCACACCTCCAGCGTCACGCCGCAGGGCAGCACCTATTGGATCGCCGACCTCGACGGGCGGCCTTCCGGCTGTATCGGCCTGGAGCACGGTGAACAGGCCAGCCTGCTGCGCTCGATGGGTGTGCTGCCCGCCGCGCGGCGGCAGGGCCTGGGCCGGGCGCTGGCGCTCAGCGCGCTGACCTACGCTTCCCTGCGCGGCGACGCGGCGCTGTACCTGTTTTCCAGCGACGCCGGGGCTTTCTGGCAGCAGTTCGGGTTCGTGCCGGTGGACGCCGCCGAGGTCGCCGCCGCGCTGCCCGGCACGCCTCAGGTACAAAGCGGTGAGTGCAAAGGCTGGATTCATCAGGAGCAGGCCTGGAAGCGGGTGATCGGGGCTTGA